Proteins encoded in a region of the Leopardus geoffroyi isolate Oge1 chromosome E2, O.geoffroyi_Oge1_pat1.0, whole genome shotgun sequence genome:
- the MEGF8 gene encoding multiple epidermal growth factor-like domains protein 8 isoform X2, whose product MALRPALAVALALSLALLGPLSPGAQAGDCKGQRQVLREAPGFVTDGAGNYSVNGNCEWLIEAPSPQHRILLDFLFLDTECTYDYLFVYDGDSPRGPLLASLSGSTRPPPIEASSGKMLLHLFSDANYNLLGFNASFRFSLCPGGCSSHGQCQPPGVCACEPGWGGPDCSLQECPAYCGGHGTCASPLGPCRCEPGFLGRACDLHLWENQGAGWWHNVSAGDPAFSARIGAAGAFLSPPGLLAVFGGQDLNRALGDLVLYNFSANTWERWDLSPAPAARHSHVAVAWAGSLVLMGGELADGSLTSDVWAFSPLGGGHWELLAPPGSSSSGPPGLAGHAAALVDDIWLYVSGGRTQHDLFSSGLFRFRLDSTSGGYWEQVIPAGGRPPAATGHSMVFHAPSRTLLVHGGHRPSTARFSVRVNSTELFHVDRRVWTTLKGRDGLQGPRERAFHTASVLGNYMVVYGGNVHTHYQEEKCYEDGLFFYHLGCHQWVSGAELAPPGTPEGRAAPPSGRYSHVAAVLGGSVLLVAGGYSGRPRGDLMAYKVPPFVFQAPAPDYHLDYCSMYTDHSVCSRDPECSWCQGACQAAPPPGTPSGACPAASCLGLGRLLGDCQACLAFSGPTTPPRGPGALGWCVHNESCLPRPEQARCRGEQISGTVGWWGPAPVFVTSLEACVTQSFLPGLHLLTFQQPPNASQPDKVLIVRSTTITLTPSPETDVSLVYRGFIHPLLPGGPGGPGAEDVAVWARAQRLHVLARMARGPDTENMEEVGRWVAQQEKETRRLQRPGSARLFPLPGRGHKYAVEIRGQLNGSAGPGHSELTLLWDRTGVPGGSEISFFFLEPYRSSACSSYSSCLGCLADQGCGWCLTSATCHLRQSGAHCGDDRTGGSLLVLVPALCPLCEEHRDCHACTQDPFCEWHQSTSRKGDAACSRRGRSRGALKSPEECPPLCSQRLTCDDCLANSSQCAWCQSTHTCFLFAAYLARYPHGGCRGWDDSVHSEPRCRSCDRFLTCHECLQSHECGWCGNEDNPTLGRCLQGDFSGPLGGGNCSLWVGEGLGLSVALPARWAYARCPDVDECRLGLARCHLRATCLNTPLSYECHCQRGYQGDGITYCNRTCLEDCGHGVCSGPPDFTCVCDLGWTSDLPPPTPAPGPPAPRCSRDCGCNFHSHCRRRGPGFCDECQDWTWGEHCERCRPGSFGNATGSGGCRPCQCNGHGDPRRGHCDNLSGLCFCQDHTEGAHCQLCSPGYYGDPRAGGSCFRECGGRALLTNVSSVALGSRRVGGLLPPGGGAARAGPGLSYCVWVVSATEVLQPCAPGTLCPPLTLTFSPDSSTPCTLSYVLAFDGFPRFLDTGVVQSDRSLIAAFCGQRRDRPLTVQALSGLLVLHWEANGSSSWGFNASVGSARCGSGGPGSCPVPQECVAQDGAAGAGLCRCPQGWAGPHCRMALCPENCNAHSGAGTCNQSLGVCICAEGFGGPDCATKLDGGQLVWETLMDSRLSADTASRFLHRLGHTMVEGPDATLWMFGGLGLPQGLLGNLYRYSVSERRWTQMLAGAEDGGPGPSPRSFHAAAYVSAGRGAMYLLGGLTAGGVTRDFWVLNLTTLQWRQEKVPQTVDLPAVAGHTLTARRGLSLLLVGGYSPENGFNQQLFEYQLVTGTWVSGAQSGTPPTGLYGHSAVYHEATDSLYVFGGFRFHVELAAPSPELYSLHCPDRTWSLLAPSQGAKPRPRLFHAAALLGDTMVVLGGRSDPDEFSSDVLLYQVNCNAWLLPDLTRPASVGPPMEESVAHAVAAVGGRLYISGGFGGVALGRLLALTLPPDPCRLLPSPEACNQSGACTWCHGACLSGDQAHRLGCGGPPCSPMPRSPEECRRLRTCSECLARHPRTLQPGDGEASAPRCKWCTNCPEGACIGRNGSCTSENDCRINQREVFWAGNCSEAVCGAADCEQCTREGKCMWTRQFKRTGETRRILSVQPTYDWTCFSHSLLNVSPMPVESSPPLPCPTPCHLLPNCTSCLDSKGADGGWQHCVWSSSLQQCLSPSYLPLRCMAGGCGRLLRGPESCSLGCAQATQCALCLRRPHCGWCAWGGQDGGGRCLEGGLSGPRDGLTCGRPGASWAFLSCPPEDECANGHHDCNETQNCHDRPHGYECSCKAGYTMDNVTGLCRPVCAQGCVNGSCVEPDHCRCHFGFVGRNCSTECRCNRHSECAGVGARDHCLLCRNHTKGSHCEQCLPLFVGSAVGGGTCRPCHAFCRGNSHVCVSRKELEMARKEPEKYSLDPEEIENWVTEGPSEDEAVCVNCQNNSYGDKCESCLHGYFLLDGKCTKCQCNGHADTCNEQDGTGCPCQNNTETGTCQGSSPSDRRDCYKYQCAKCRESFHGSPLGGQQCYRLISVEQECCLDPTSQTNCFHEPKRRALGPGRTVLFGVQPKFTNVDIRLTLDVTFGAVDLYVSTSYDTFVVRVAPDTGVHTVHIQPPPPPPPPPPPADGGPRGAGDPGGPGAGSGPGAPAEPRVREVWPRGLITYVTVTEPSAVLVVRGVRDRLVITYPHEHHALKSSRFYLLLLGVGDPSGPGANGSADSQGLLFFRQDQAHIDLFVFFSVFFSCFFLFLSLCVLLWKAKQALDQRQEQRRHLQEMTKMASRPFAKVTVCFPPDPAAPAPAWKPAGLPPPTFRRSEPFLAPLLLTGAGGPWGPVGGGCCPPAVPATTAGLRAGPITLEPTEDGMAGVATLLLQLPGGPQAPNGACLGSALVTLRHRLHEYCGGGGGAGGSGHGAGAGRKGLLSQDNLTSMSL is encoded by the exons ATGGCCCTGCGCCCGGCTCTGGCCGTGGCGCTGGCTCTATCTTTGGCCCTGCTGGGGCCGCTGTCCCCCGGGGCCCAGGCAGGGGACTGCAAGGGGCAGCGGCAAGTGCTGCGGGAGGCGCCAGGCTTCGTGACCGATGGTGCGGGCAACTACAGCGTCAATGGCAATTGCGAGTGGCTCATCGAGG CCCCAAGCCCCCAGCATCGGATCCTGCTGGACTTTCTTTTCCTGGACACGGAATGCACGTACGACTACCTGTTTGTGTATGACGGCGACTCTCCCCGAGGGCCCCTGCTTGCCAGTCTGAGTGGCAGCACTCGGCCTCCGCCCATCGAGGCTTCCTCAGGCAAG ATGCTCCTCCACCTCTTCAGTGATGCCAACTACAACCTGCTGGGCTTCAATGCCTCCTTCCGCTTCTCCCTGTGCCCCGGGGGCTGCAGCAGCCACGGGCAGTGCCAGCCCCCTGGCGTGTGCGCCTGCGAGCCCGGCTGGGGGGGCCCTGACTGCAGCCTGCAGGAGTGCCCGGCCTACTGTGGCGGCCACGGCACCTGCGCTTCG cccctgggacCATGCCGCTGTGAGCCTGGCTTCCTGGGACGCGCCTGTGACCTGCACCTGTGGGAGAACCAGGGGGCTGGCTGGTGGCACAACGTGAGTGCCGGGGACCCTGCCTTCTCGGCCCGTATTGGGGCAGCTGGTGCCTTCCTGTCCCCGCCGGGTCTGCTGGCTGTTTTTGGAG GCCAGGACCTCAACAGAGCCCTGGGTGATCTCGTCCTGTACAACTTCTCTGCCAACACCTGGGAGCGCTGGGACCTGAGTCCTGCCCCG GCTGCCCGTCACTCCCATGTGGCTGTGGCCTGGGCCGGCTCCCTGGTGCTCATGGGGGGTGAGCTGGCTGATGGCTCCCTCACCAGCGACGTGTGGGCCTTCAGCCCCCTGGGCGGGGGCCACTGGGAGCTGCTCGCACCACCTGGTTCCAGTTCCTCGGGGCCACCAGGCCTGGCAGGTCACGCCGCCGCCCTAGTGGATGACATCTGGCTCTACGTGTCTGGTGGCCGCACCCAGCACGACCTCTTCTCCTCTGGCCTCTTCCGCTTCCGTCTCGACAGCACCAGTGGGGGCTACTGGGAGCAGGTGATTCCAGCAGGCGGGCGGCCTCCTGCTGCCACGGGCCACTCCATGGTGTTCCATGCCCCCTCGCGCACCCTGCTGGTTCACGGTGGACACCGGCCCTCCACCGCGCG GTTCTCTGTGCGGGTGAACTCCACAGAGCTTTTCCACGTGGATCGGCGCGTGTGGACCACCCTGAAGGGCCGGGATGGGCTCCAGGGCCCACGGGAGAGAGCCTTCCACACAGCCAGCGTCCTGGGCAACTACATGGTGGTCTATG gGGGCAACGTGCACACCCATTACCAGGAGGAGAAATGCTATGAAGATGGCCTCTTCTTCTACCACCTTGGCTGCCATCAGTGGGTGTCGGGGGCCGAGCTTGCCCCCCCGGGAACCCCTGAGG GCCGAGCAGCACCTCCCAGTGGTCGATACTCGCATGTGGCGGCTGTGCTTGGTGGCAGTGTCCTGTTGGTGGCTGGGGGGTACAGTGGCCGGCCTCGTGGGGACTTGATGGCCTACAAGGTGCCTCCCTTTGTGTTCCAGGCGCCTGCTCCGGAC TACCACTTAGACTACTGCTCCATGTACACGGACCACAGCGTCTGCTCCCGAGACCCTGAATGCAGTTGGTGTCAGGGGGCCTGCCAAGCTGCACCACCTCCTGGGACCCCGTCTGGGGCT TGTCCAGCTGCCAGCTGCCTGGGTCTGGGCCGCCTTCTGGGTGACTGCCAGGCCTGCCTGGCCTTCAGCGGCCCGACAACTCCTCCCCGGGGGCCCGGTGCTCTGGGCTGGTGCGTGCATAATGAGAGCTGCCTCCCTCGGCCTG AACAGGCCCGCTGCCGAGGGGAGCAGATCTCAGGCACCGTGGGCTGGTGGGGGCCTGCGCCTGTCTTCGTCACATCCCTGGAGGCCTGCGTCACCCAGAGCTTCCTGCCTGGCCTGCACCTGCTCACTTTCCAGCAGCCGCCCAACGCCTCCCAGCCCGACAAG GTCCTGATTGTCCGCAGTACGACCATCACTCTGACGcccagcccagagaccgacgtgTCCCTGGTCTACCGTGGCTTCATCCACCCACTGCTGCCAGGAGGGCCTGGGGGGCCAGGGGCTGAGGATGTAGCTGTGTGGGCCCGGGCCCAGCGTCTACATGTCTTGGCCCGGATGGCCCGTGGCCCTGACACAGAGAACATG gaggaggtggggcgctgggtggctcagcaggagAAGGAGACAAGGCGGCTGCAGCGCCCGGGGTCTGCTCGCCTCTTCCCACTGCCTGGCCGGGGCCACAAGTATGCGGTCGAGATCCGGGGCCAGCTCAATGGCTCGGCAGGCCCTGGGCACAGTGAACTTACCCTGCTGTGGGACCGGACCGGCGTGCCAGGTGGCAGC GagatctccttcttctttctggAGCCTTACCGCTCTTCAGCCTGTTCGTCTTATTCCTCCTGCCTGGGCTGCTTGGCGGACCAGGGCTGCGGCTGGTGCCTGACCAGCGCCACCTGCCACCTGCGCCAGAGCGGGGCCCACTGCGGGGACGACAGGACCGGTGGGTCCCTGCTGGTGCTGGTGCCTGCCCTCTGCCCGCTCTGCGAGGAGCATCGTGACTGTCACGCCTGTACCCAG GACCCCTTCTGCGAGTGGCATCAGAGCACCAGCCGCAAAGGGGATGCAGCGTGCAGCCGGCGGGGCCGGAGTCGGGGCGCCCTGAAGAGCCCAGAGGAGTGTCCCCCGCTCTGCAGCCA acGCCTAACCTGTGACGACTGCCTGGCCAACTCCAGCCAGTGCGCCTGGTGTCAGTCCACCCACACCTGCTTCCTGTTCGCTGCCTACCTGGCACGGTACCCGCACGGGGGCTGCCGTGGCTGGGACGACAG CGTGCACTCAGAGCCCCGGTGCCGGAGCTGCGACCGCTTCCTGACCTGCCACGAGTGTCTGCAGAGCCATGAGTGCGGCTGGTGCGGCAATGAGGACAACCCCACGCTGGGACG GTGCCTTCAGGGGGACTTCTCGGGGCCTCTGGGTGGGGGTAACTGCTctctgtgggtgggggagggcctggggctgTCTGTGGCCCTCCCTGCCCGCTGGGCATATGCCCGCTGTCCAGACGTGGACGAGTGTCGCCTGGGCCTGGCGCGGTGCCACCTGCGGGCGACCTGCCTGAACACACCCCTCAGCTACGAGTGTCACTGCCAGCGGGGCTACCAGGGCGATGGCATCACATACTGCAACCGCAC GTGCTTGGAAGACTGTGGCCACGGTGTGTGCAGCGGCCCCCCTGACTTCACCTGCGTGTGTGACCTGGGCTGGACGTCAGACCTGCCCCCGCCCACGCCCGCCCCGGGACCCCCGGCGCCCCGCTGCTCCCGGGACTGCGGCTGCAACTTCCACAGCCACTGCCGCCGGCGGGGGCCTGGCTTCTGTGATGAGTGCCAGG ACTGGACGTGGGGGGAGCACTGCGAACGGTGCCGGCCCGGCAGCTTTGGCAACGCCACGGGCTCGGGCGGCTGCCGGCCCTGCCAGTGCAACGGGCATGGGGACCCGCGCCGCGGCCACTGTGACAACCTCAGCGGGCTCTGCTTCTGTCAGGACCACACCGAAGGTGCCCACTGCCAGCTCTGCTCCCCCGGCTACTATGGGGACCCTCG GGCTGGTGGCTCCTGTTTCCGGGAGTGTGGGGGGCGTGCCCTCCTTACCAACGTGTCCTCAGTGGCGCTGGGCTCACGCCGGGTTGGGGGGCTGCTGCCTCCAGGCGGTGGGGCAGCGAGAGCTGGGCCAGGCCTGTCCTATTGCGTGTGGGTTGTCTCAGCCACCGAGGTGCTGCAGCCCTGTGCCCctgggaccctctgtccccccctcaCCCTCACCTTCTCCCCCGACAGCAGCACCCCCTGCACG CTGAGCTACGTCCTGGCCTTTGATGGATTCCCGCGCTTCCTGGACACTGGTGTCGTCCAGTCGGACCGTAGCCTCATTGCTGCCTTCTGTGGCCAGCGGCGGGACAGGCCTCTCACTGTGCAGGCCCTGTCTG GCCTGCTTGTCCTGCACTGGGAGGCCAATGGCTCCTCGTCCTGGGGCTTCAACGCTTCCGTGGGCTCTGCCCGCTGCGGGTCAGGGGGCCCGGGGAGCTGCCCTGTCCCCCAGGAGTGTGTGGCCCAGGACGGGGCCGCAGGTGCTGGACTCTGCCGATGTCCTCAGGGCTGGGCTGGCCCCCACTGCCGCATGGCTCTGTGTCCCGAGAACTGTAACGCCCACAGCGGGGCGGGGACTTGTAACCAG AGCCTGGGTGTGTGCATCTGTGCTGAGGGCTTCGGAGGTCCTGACTGTGCCACGAAGCTGGACGGCGGGCAGCTGGTCTGGGAGACCCTCATGGACAGCCGCCTCTCAGCT gacACTGCTAGCCGATTCCTACACCGCTTGGGGCACACCATGGTGGAGGGACCTGATGCCACCTTGTGGATGTTTGGGGGCCTGGGCCTGCCCCAGGGGCTGCTAGGAAACCTGTACAG GTACTCCGTGAGCGAGCGACGGTGGACACAGATGCTAGCCGGGGCCGAGGATGGGGGCCCGGGCCCCTCCCCTCGCTCCTTCCACGCGGCTGCCTATGTGTCCGCCGGCCGTGGTGCCATGTACCTTCTGGGGGGACTCACGGCCGGGGGTGTCACCCGCGACTTCTGGGTCCTCAACCTCACCACCCTGCAGTGGCGGCAGGAGAAG GTTCCTCAGACTGTGGACTTGCCAGCAGTTGCCGGTCACACCCTAACTGCCCGCCGCGGCCTGTCCCTGCTCCTGGTGGGCGGTTATTCCCCCGAAAATGGCTTCAACCAGCAGCTGTTTGAGTACCAGCTGGTGACTGGCACCTGGGTGTCTGGAGCCCAGAGCGGGACACCCCCCACAG gtCTTTATGGTCATTCTGCCGTGTACCACGAGGCCACTGACTCCCTCTACGTGTTTGGGGGTTTCCGCTTCCACGTGGAACTGGCAGCCCCGTCCCCTGAGCTCTACTCCCTGCACTGTCCTGACcgcacctggagcctgctggccCCTTCCCAGGGGGCAAAG CCACGCCCCCGGCTTTTCCATGCCGCAGCCCTGCTAGGGGACACCATGGTGGTCCTTGGGGGGCGCTCGGACCCTGATGAGTTCAGCAGTGACGTTCTACTCTACCAGGTCAACTGCAATGCCTGGCTCCTGCCCGACCTCACCC GCCCAGCCTCTGTGGGACCCCCGATGGAGGAGTCTGTGGCCCACGCTGTGGCGGCGGTAGGAGGCCGCCTGTACATCTCAGGTGGCTTCGGGGGAGTGGCCCTGGGCCGCCTGCTGGCCCTGACCCTGCCCCCTGACCCCTGCCGCCTGCTGCCCTCACCTGAAGCTTGTAACCAGTCTGGGGCCTGCACCTGGTGCCATGGGGCCTGCTTGTCCGGAGACCAGGCTCATAG gctgggctgtgggggcCCCCCGTGTTCCCCAATGCCTCGCTCTCCAGAGGAATGTCGACGTCTCCGGACCTGCAGTGAGTGCCTGGCCCGCCACCCCCGGACCCTGCAGCCTGGAGATGGAGAG GCATCTGCCCCCCGCTGTAAGTGGTGTACCAACTGCCCCGAGGGCGCCTGCATCGGGCGGAATGGGTCCTGCACCTCAGAGAATGACTGTCGGATCAACCAGCGGGAGGTCTTCTGGGCCGGGAACTGCTCAGAGGCTGTGTGTGGGGCCGCCGACTGTGAGCAGTGCACCCGGGAGGGCAAGTGCATGTGGACGAGGCAGTTCAAGAGGACAG GGGAGACCCGCCGCATCCTCTCGGTGCAGCCCACCTATGACTGGACCTGCTTCAGCCACTCTCTGCTGAATGTGTCCCCAATGCCGGTGGAGTCATCGCCCCCCCTACCCTGCCCCACTCCGTGTCACCTCCTGCCCAACTGCACCTCCTGCCTGGACTCCAAAGGTGCGGATGGGGGCTGGCAGCACTGTGTCTGGAGCAGCAGCCTCCAACAG TGTCTGAGCCCCTCCTACCTGCCCCTGCGATGTATGGCCGGAGGCTGTGGGCGGCTGCTCCGGGGACCCGAGAGCTGCTCCCTGGGCTGTGCTCAGGCGACCCAGTGCGCCCTGTGCCTGCGGCGCCCCCACTGTGGCTGGTGTGCCTGGGGGGGCCAAGATGGGGGTGGCCGCTGCCTGGAGGGTGGACTCAGCGGTCCCCGTGACG GGCTGACATGCGGGCGACCTGGGGCCTCCTGGGCCTTCCTGTCCTGTCCCCCTGAAGACGAGTGTGCAAACGGACATCACGACTGCAACGAGACACAGAACTGCCACGACCGGCCACACGGTTACGAGTGCAGCTGCAAGGCGGGCTACACCATGGACAA TGTGACTGGGCTGTGCCGCCCGGTGTGCGCCCAGGGCTGCGTGAATGGCTCATGTGTGGAGCCCGACCACTGCCGCTGCCACTTCGGCTTTGTTGGCCGCAACTGCTCCACAGAGTGTCGCTGCAACCGCCACAGCGAATGCGCGGGTGTAGGCGCCCGTGACCATTGCCTGCTGTGCCGCAACCACACCAAG GGCAGCCACTGCGAGCAGTGCCTCCCTCTGTTCGTGGGCTCGGCTGTGGGGGGCGGGACCTGCCGGCCCTGCCATGCCTTCTGTCGTGGCAATAGCCACGTCTGCGTCTCCAGGAAGGAGCTCGAAATGGCCAGGAAGGAACCAGAGAAGTATTCGCTGGATCCAGAGGAG ATTGAAAACTGGGTGACAGAGGGGCCTAGTGAAGACGAGGCTGTGTGTGTGAACTGCCAGAATAACAGTTATGGGGACAAATGCGAGAGCTGCCTGCACGGCTACTTCCTCCTGGATGGGAAGTGTACCAA aTGCCAGTGCAATGGCCACGCAGATACATGTAACGAGCAGGACGGGACGGGCTGCCCGTGTCAGAACAATACAGAGACGGGCACGTGCCAGGGTAGCTCGCCCAGTGACCGCCGAGACTGCTACAAGTACCAG TGCGCCAAGTGCCGGGAGTCCTTCCACGGGAGCCCGCTGGGCGGCCAGCAGTGTTACCGCCTCATTTCCGTGGAGCAGGAGTGCTGCCTGGACCCCACGTCCCAGACCAACTGCTTCCACGAACCCAAGCGCCGGGCTCTGGGCCCCGGCCGCACTGTCCTCTTTGGCGTGCAGCCCAAGTTTACCAACGTGGACATCCGCCTGACGCTGGATGTGACCTTCGGTGCTGTGGACCTCTATGTCTCCACCTCCTACGACACCTTCGTGGTCCGTGTGGCCCCTGACACGGGCGTCCACACCGTGCATATCcagccacctccacccccaccgcctcccccaccccctgccgacGGCGGACCCCGGGGGGCTGGGGATCCAGGAGGACCCGGGGCCGGGAGCGGGCCAGGTGCCCCGGCGGAGCCCAGGGTGCGGGAGGTGTGGCCACGGGGCCTGATCACCTACGTGACTGTGACAGAGCCGTCGGCCGTGCTCGTGGTTCGTGGTGTGCGGGACCGGCTGGTCATCACCTACCCGCACGAGCACCATGCCCTCAAGTCCAGCCGCTTTTACCTACTCCTGCTGGGCGTGGGGGACCCGAGCGGGCCCGGCGCCAATGGTTCAGCTGACTCGCAGGGCCTGCTCTTCTTCCGGCAGGACCAGGCCCACATCGACCTATTTGTCTTCTTCTCCGTCTTCTtctcctgcttctttctcttcctctcactctgcgTGCTCCTCTGGAAGGCCAAGCAGGCCCTGGACCAGCGGCAGGAGCAGCGCCGGCATCTGCAAGAGATGACCAAGATGGCCAGCCGCCCCTTTGCCAAGGTCACCGTCTGCTTCCCGCCTGACCCTGCCGCCCCGGCCCCTGCCTGGAAGCCGGCTGGGCTCCCACCGCCCACCTTCCGCCGTTCGGAACCCTTCTTGGCACCCCTGCTGCTGACGGGGGCCGGGGGGCCCTGGGGACCTGTGGGAGGAGGCTGCTGCCCGCCCGCCGTCCCGGCCACCACTGCCGGCCTGCGAGCCGGGCCCATCACCCTTGAACCCACTGAAGATGGCATGGCCGGTGTGGCCACTCTGCTGCTCCAGCTGCCCGGAGGACCCCAAGCACCCAACGGCGCCTGCCTAGGGTCGGCCCTCGTCACGCTGCGGCACAGGCTGCACGAATactgtgggggtggagggggtgctgggggcaGTGGGCACGGGGCTGGCGCAGGCCGGAAGGGACTGTTGAGCCAGGACAATCTCACCAGCATGTCCCTCTGA